The following are encoded together in the Brassica napus cultivar Da-Ae chromosome A9, Da-Ae, whole genome shotgun sequence genome:
- the LOC106366836 gene encoding ATP synthase subunit delta', mitochondrial-like, whose product MLRQASRLISRSATAASSKSVTARAFSTELPSTIDSTFVESWKKVAPNMDPPQTPSSFMKPRPSTASSIPTKLTVNFVLPYASELSWKEVDMVIIPATTGQMGVLPGHVPTIAELKPGIMSVHEGTDIKKYFVSSGFAFLHANSVADIIAVEAVPLENIDASQVQKGLADFTQKLASASTDLEKAEAQIGVEVHSAMNAALSG is encoded by the exons ATGTTGAGACAAGCTTCCCGCCTCATCTCCCGATCCGCCACCGCGGCATCCTCCAAATCGGTGACGGCTCGTGCCTTTTCAACGGAGCTTCCGTCGACGATCGATTCGACTTTCGTGGAGTCATGGAAGAAAGTAGCGCCGAACATGGACCCGCCGCAgactccttcttccttcatgaAGCCACGTCCTTCGACTGCTTCTTCGATTCCGACGAAGCTCACCGTCAATTTCGTCCTCCCTTACGCATCTGAGCTTTCCTGGAAAGAG GTCGACATGGTCATCATTCCCGCGACAACAGGACAAATGGGTGTTTTGCCTGGACACGTTCCAACAATCGCTGAGCTGAAACCCGGTATCATGTCCGTTCACGAAGGCACTGACATAAAGAAATACTTCGTCAGCAGTGGTTTCGCCTTTCTCCACGCAAACTCCGTCGCTGACATCATAGCGGTTGAGGCCGTGCCGCTTGAGAATATCGACGCAAGCCAAGTCCAAAAGGGTTTAGCTGACTTCACACAGAAACTTGCTTCTGCATCAACAGATCTTGAGAAAGCAGAAGCACAGATTGGTGTCGAAGTTCACAGTGCTATGAACGCAGCTCTCTCAGGCTAA